In the Arachis ipaensis cultivar K30076 chromosome B04, Araip1.1, whole genome shotgun sequence genome, caatttttggtatgttttgacAAGATGTCAAATCGAGCTTGTATTAGGATCTCAATTCGGGGAGCAGATCCGACTCCTTTAAAAAAGAGTGAACTCGACCCAAAAATTACTTAGTAATCGTGTTAAAGTGACTTGTGTCGAAATTACTAGTGGCAGATTTATAATGAATAAagtaaaagaataaattaattaaataaagaaaacttaACAAATGAAAGTGTAAAAATTTCAATGAAAGCAGAATAATAACAAAAGTGCAAAAAAGTGAAAGAAAATGaatcaaataaacaaaaaaaaaatttaaaagtttactTCTAACACTCATATGCACTTACACTTCATGTTCTTCCGTTATGTCACTGAGACTGAAAATTTTATGAGTTTATATGATGAGCTAGTGTTCTTGATTAAAGTTCTCTATTCTCCCAACCTTTCTAGGTTCCTCATATTTATAGATTACAAGGATGGACTAACTCGTGAATAATCTTGACCATAACCTGATTCCTCCTTTTTCTATGGTTGTGACCTTGCCTTGACCCTGAAGGATCCTCATGGTGATTCCTCACATTCTATCGTGCCTTGTCCATCAAACACTACATTCTGACAATGTGTTCATATTTATCACGTTGCGTTTTTTAATTTTGACTCTATTTTCTTGACCCCTCTCATTATTAAAACTTTCGACCTATATGCAAAGAGGAATTTCTCTATAGCTAGCCATCTATATCACACTTTTGTTTTCCTATATCTTTTGATTGAATTTTTTATAGGTCGAAAATCTCATTTTAACCATTTCTATTCTTATTAGTCAGTTCTTGAACTCAGATGTTTGTTTGGATGAGGAAAAATTGTTCACATCAACAAGGTAGCCCTAGCGTTAGTTTGATGGATGATTTTCCATCTTAAAATAAGTGCATTCAAGTCCGAGACATAGCTAGATCTAATCATTTTTCCTTAATTTCCTATGTGCATGAGTAATGATCAATGAGTATGCAATAATGATTGTTCCTGTGTGAAAGATATCTCCGAGGTATAGCTTGTCCTGCTAGTGCTTGAACTTGCTTTTCTTGGAGGTGAGAGGAAGGAACGTCGTTCTTTTTGTAGGGGAGGCGGCGTTGGACACTTGCAaagggactccaacgctcaagtaagtATGAGAGTAAGAGAGTTCAGAGTAGAACTGGAATGAGTTGCGTACCTCTGGACTAGTTAGCTTACTAGTATATATATTGAGCTGTTGTTGTGTGGTTTGTTATTCAGGTTTATTGGTATCTTTGTTACTAGTTTGACGGAGTCTATCCGAATTTGTTGGgatagtaatggtctgaatgaaGAGGTTGTTAGAGGAAATATCTCTGCCAGCTATACTAGGTTCCGAGATATGTGCGGTTGTGGGCCAGAGTTTAAGTAACAGATCAATGATCATTAGACATTTTGAATAGAAATACGGAATGGTATTATAGTACTCAGAAATCAAAATCTATAAatcaaatttatatttataatgaaACAAATTTGCAATCATAATCAAATTCCATTACCGTAAATTCatccaatttttttgtttgtcgAGCAAAAGTTATTTTCTGctataaggtagcgtttggtagagagaGAGACTGGGAGACAgatactgagagacagagacagagagacaagaattaaaataagtctcagtattgtgtttggtaTAAAATATCGTTCAAAATATAATACAGAGACTAAAATAAATGAAATGACCAAATTATCCctactaattaaaagaaaaaaacaaaaataaaacctaAATCCAATCCTTCAAACAACCATTTCCCTTTCCTCCTTTCTCAATCCCTAATCTCCCGTCAGTTCACCCAATTTTGCCGCGTCAATCTCTTGCTTGGCGTCGAGTTCGCCGTCGACGAGGAAGCCTTGCCATCGTTTCATCAATTCCTTCGCTTACGATTCTTTCCATCTGTCTCTCCTCTCACGttcgatctctctctctctctctctctctctctctcttgctctCTCTCACTTTCTTCTGTTGGTTGCAGGGGCAAATTGGTTGCTATTCATGCTGGAAACAAGGGCTATCCTCCGAATAAGGTATGTAAGCTGATGATTATGATAATTTTGATACCAAATTTCTGATGATTCGATGATGACACTGATATGAGATAGTTAGCATCGTTGTTAACTTTGAATAAAGTCTcgatttgaaaagttattttccACAGTGAGTGATTTTGAGTTTGTGGTCTCTGAAATTTAAAAGGAGAAAATGGTTACATGGTGATTGAGTTTTAGAGCACATAACCTAGTCTGTCTTTGCTATTTTTCATTGTATTTCAAGAACCAAAATTGCTTGCAGTTGATATGCTTATTGGTTGCAACTATTTTACTCTGCCAAATGTTTGCAATTATGTCATTGAGAGCTAAAAAGGAAGATAATTTTGTTTCATTACAATTTTGTTAGCTGAAGTCAAATTTAATCAACTCAATTTTGAAGCTGGCAAAATGTCACACTCATGGTTTGCTCTTTAACATAATGTTAGAGAGCtattagaatttattgtttttgacgCTATCAATTTTTAAAAGTATGGAATAAAGTATATTGGTGGATTACTAGACTAAAAGAATTGAATTGGTGGCTAAATGATGacaaaaaaacaataaattttaatgaTCTCCTAACATTTCTCTATTTTGTACTtggaaatattttttataatatgctATCTTATAAAGCTAGATGTCTAGATGTTAAAATCCAACTAAGAACTCCACACAAGGTGTTAAATAAACACTATCCCGACAAATCGATTATGATATCTCCCAACAATTTGAACATTATGAAATGTAATCGGAGTTCAACCGATACATTTGCTCAAGATGATTTTTCTGACCAAAGCTAACTACTCTACTTCATATGCACTGAAAAAACTTGTATGATTTGCATTTGTTTTTCCAAAGAAGATATTATTAGAAGGAAAGACTCTTCTAACTTACACACAAATCAGACTTTACCCATGAACAAGATGTTACAACATACAATGATTTTAAGACAGAACATACTAGGAAAATACAATAGGCAAAAGCACAACTTGCTTGTTATTTCTTAATAAAACATTAATTCAAACCATGAAGAGATATGGCTAAAATGTAAGCTCACTCGAGGGTAGAAATATGTCTTGGTATTGAGCTTTGTGTCTCGATATCAACTCATTCCACCATCCTTGTTCACCCCTAATAGATCTTAGGTTTGTTTCCTTGTCTTTGCAAAATGGTAAAAATTTCAACAAAGGGCACCTGTATACATTTACTTGCTCTAGAGAGGACCGTCTCAATATTGTATTTGTGCATATAAATAGGAATCTTGGCAAGTTATCTAGCAGCAGCACCTCTAGTTTTGGAAGAACTTCCTCACCGATCTCTGTGACTATAAGTTCTTCTAATTCCATGCAGATGTGAATTTCCAGTTTCTGAAGTTCTGAGAGGTATTGAATAGCCCAATTGCGAAAAATGGTTCTTAAACGTGGGCAATTATTCAATGTCAAAACCTTTAATTTGGAAAGGGATCCAAGATGCAGAGGAGCTTGAAACACACAATTCAGTAAAAGCAATTTGTTTAACAGCAATTTCTCTAGACTTGGCAGGGTGCTTTCATCTCTAGCACCATTCTCATTACCTACTATAAGGGTACGAATTCCATTGCATTCCTCGAGTGAAAGACCGCAGATTTGCTCCAAGTTTTCTTTTCCAACTTCTGATATTTCTTCGATGTCATTGAAGTGTACCAATTCAACTACATAGGTTTGAGGAAGTATCTTACTAACTGAAAAAGTATTCTCATGCTTGCTATTGTCATACCTTATGTATTTGCAGATCCTATACTCAAAAGGCTCCAAAATTTGAGGCCGTTTTGAGTTTGGACATCCGACAAAGAACTAGAACGAAGTAAATTGCCTTCCAGATCTCCTTCTTAGAAATCTGTCAAGAATTTCGAAAGAGGGAAAGCTGCACTGGAGGTTGGTTAGATGTTCCAAAGAAGCCAACATCGCCATCACATTTTCTGCATTACTGCACCAATCCTTATAGGAAACTACTTTAATGaccaatttttgtaattttgtaaGCCTTGAAATTGCATTTTGGTTTGCTCTTTATGCACACTATATTTCTTTTACTTGTGTTCTATTTAACTATTATGCTTTTGTATTCTCTTTTGCTAAAATCCTACAATCAAACTTCAAGCTGTTTTGGCTTAGAGTTGAAGTTAATTTATTTCATCTACAGATCTGCTACATACGCTATCATCTATTTTGAGACATTCAAACTTCATTGAGCACACCAGTGAGAAATCCAAGCAAGCTAATGATATACAAGTGAGAAACCTAGTGGGTACATAACTTATGCATCACAGAATCTCTTGAAGGCAAAAGGAACTACAGATTAAGTTATAGTGTTGGGTTTTAAATTGCAGCATGAGTATTTGTGTGTAATTTGTTTGTATTTGTAAACATGTTGTAAAAGCATGTATATGAATGAATTAGATTGACTGATTTGTTgacattaaatttttgaaattagattggCTGTTTTAGGAAATTCTTGTATTCTTTACCTAATTCCAAACAAAACAACTGCAAAATCTGATCCAACTAAAAAGGTATATGATCATAATATCATACAAAGCATTTAATATAGATGGGAATAACAACTTGCTAATAACATAGATGGAAGGAGACTGAATTTAGCATATTGAACTCATTAATATAAATTCATGAAGCATTAGTTTGAATATTCAGTATCTAATATTACCTTGAAAATTTATGAAGCAATAATTTGAAAAGACAGAATCTAATAATAACTTGTGAATTAGGACATTTCACCTAATAATTTATTGAattcataaaaataactaaatcatCCTAATAAGTTAATGAATTCATAAAAATAACtacataaaaataacaaaatcatcctaaattcataaaaataactaaatcatCCTAACTAGTTATTGAattcataaaaataactaaatcatCCTAACTATGTTCAACAAGAATCGTTAGCTAGAACCACTTATTCTAATTGAGAATGGATCGCATATAACCACTCTTCTGAGAATCCTTCAAATCCCAGAAAACCTTCTCCATCTGTGCATTATTAGCAAACTTCACTGCAACCTGCACCACCTCATCGTTATCGAATCCAAGCTGTTCAAGCTTCTCACCGACCATGAACTTCTCATTCACCTCAGATATAGCATCAGCAAGAACTTGGGCATTCCTTCCTTGTTCAGCAGTCGAAAATTGCACCTGATTAACCATCCTCTCTAAAATATCATTTTGCTTCCGCTTCTTTCCCGAATGCCTTCCGCTGGCTGCACAAGCATCAGAGTGTGAACCTGCTCCTTGTCTTTCATGAAAACTTACATTTGCTGACATTCCAAAATCGTCCAAACTTGGACAATGATCTTTCTCCTCCTCTTGAACTTGCTCCTGTACATCAAAACCACTGACTGCACCTGCACCCGTGGCTCGATCCTTTCCAAATATACCCTCTAATCGGTGGAACAAAGGGAATGGCTTACCAGGAGTATAAAATTTGGTTGGGTGTGCCTATGATGAAACTTACAGAAGTTAGTATACATATTCTAAAGtcactaataaaataatttcaagtAAGTTTGTTAACAACCTTCATCCACGCATCAAGAACGTCTCTACTGTCAACATCTACGCACTATTTTTCAGAATTCCACCCAAATCCACAACATGCCAGTATCTCAGAGGCATATTGATACTTCTCTTTCAGTCGCTTATGCTTATTCTTGCAATGCTTGGCAGTTACTGTACAAGTTGGGAATGCTTCCAACATCTTCaaggctaatttttcaaaagttcCTGGTCTGAATTGTCCACAATCAGCTTTCAAACCATCAACAACACACTGCTCCATGAAACCAACAAATGCTTCAGTTTCTTCATCAGTCCACATGCGTTTGTCCATTGTCATCTAAGAAGAAATGTAACATGCAATAAGTTGTACAATCCATTAAAATCAAACATCACCTATGATAATAGAAATCTAACAACACAATAATTAGTCATATTAATAATTATGAATATTACAAACAAGGCTTACAATAACCATTTAAAAATTTCAATGACAAAAAGTCCAACAAAACAATGGAAAGTCTTTCGCACACAAATTTAGCTATTACATCACAAGTTTCATGCCAAATTAAACAAGGAGATTCAAGTTGGGCCTATAAGCTTTCCTATTCCGTACGACTAGTTCGCCACTCTTCGTACATCTCAATTGCAATGTTGTCACGCCATTGTGTTCACTCATTCGTATTTTCAACCACATCGATCAACTCATCTGGTGCTTCCTCTCCGACAGGCAGAAATTCATCTAAGAAGCTAGTTTGCTCTTCCGGATCCATATCCATGTTCTTCCGAATAAAATTTTGCAACAGACAACAAGCAATTATGATATGATTTTGTCTTTTTATAGGGTAAAAGTTAGGACTTCTTAAAATTGACCATCTCTTCTTAAGTAATCCAAAGCATTGCTCTATGACATTCCTAGCAGAAGAATGCTTTCTATTAAAATACTCCTGGTAGTTGCAAGGTGCACATGTTCCTTGAGCCCACTCTCTAACATGATAGCGAGTGCCTCTATATGGTGATAGGAACCCAGGACCATTTGTGTAACCCGTACCCACTAAATAGTAATTACTTATAAATATTACATACAAACAAAATAAGCTCTACAACTGTGCAGTCAAGCTTAATGTCAAAATCTAACTTATGACTTATAAACTAGATATTACCATGAGGTATCTTGAGACTATTACCATAAGTGATTGCATCTCGAAGTATTCTTGAATCAGATACTGATCTCTCCCATCCACTAAGTACATAAACAAAGCTCATATCTTGGTTATATACTCCTAAGATATTAGTACATATTTTACCCTTCCTTGTTCGATATCTTGATTTATCAGACTCGGGGACTGTCACCTCTATATAAGTGCCATCTAATGCTCCCAAGCAATCCTATAATTCACAAAAAATTACAACTTTTAGATAGACAATCCTTCTAGGCTTAAAACAAATTACATACATAATCCATTTAGGTTTACCTTAAACTTTCTCCATGTTGGGTCTATGCAATCCTCTTCAACCGGTGAGGCCTTCGCGAATAACAAGTTTTGCATACGTATAATAGCCTTTAAAACCTTATTGAAATACTTACTAACTGTTTCCCCAGACCTACAAAATCTAACTTGTAGACTACGGTTTTCCTTGTGATGAGCTAAGATAATTAAAAAAGTTGCAACTTGTTCCAACAAGCTTACTTGGACTTGAAGCAACTCGCACAAATTAGCAAAGGCATTTGTTTTCATTCTTAACTCCCAAATACAATTCCTATCACCCTCACCAATAATACGCTCTAAAGCATCACGTCTAATTCTACTATTCATTCTTCCGCCTAATGACACTTCCCCACTACTTCTATTCCTAAAGTACACAAATAATGTAAGAACAAAGTTCAACATCAAATTAGCATGCTTCGATCTCATCGTTTCATAAAAAGAAACACATCGTTTAATAATTTCCGACCGTTCCATTCCTTCCTAACAAAATTATTTCATACAAAATAAGCATAAACATTCAATTTACTCAAATCAAAATCTAAACTAGATATAATCATTCAATGTCTTTTGTCACATGTACTTGAATACGAAATGCACTTATTatgaagttttaatttaaatttagtttGCACCTACTATGAGTATGAGCAGTTGAGCACACCTCCATATCCAATTCCAATAAAGTTTGCAgtccaattttataaaaaaacacacaaactctatTTTTCATTACTCAAAAATATCTcattgaataaaattataaaaccacCAGCAAGACATAATACTCTGTCTCAGGTATAGTAGGTAACCAGGTAAGGGCATAGGGCATTTTAGTTTCAACAAGAAATCAGCACACAAAATTAAAATGGATTGACATTCACAATAAGAACAGGTCACAATCATATCTTTAAGCCTTTGACTTTACACAGTCACGCAAACAGCTCAATGTAACCCTAAAGAAACAGCTAGCAAGATTAACTACATGAAAGCCAACTGCACTACATAACATAGTGAGGAATGAAATCATATGCTTAAAAAAGTTgagtaaaaaaagaaagaaagatatttTGTACCATGTGATCCTATATTATGTGTATCCCCACCATGTTGTCACTATCCACCACAGAATGTAAATGTATGAGACTTAAAAAAGGTTGGTGAATGCTGATATTTTCTAATCACATTCAAGATGAATAGCTAATCCCCCATTTCACAAGCATCATAAATAATAGTTAGAATGGACAACGATGCGGCCAATACCGGAGACACAAACTTCTTTTATCAAAGGTATATCACAATACACTTTAATTTCAAACAAAATATTATCATCCGATATAAGTAGGATAAGAGAACAAAAATTTGCCAGGCTATATGTATAAACCATGTGTAAACTTAGGCATGGTTAAGGAAAAGTGTAAGCCATCAAAGTACAATCACACACTTAATCTTTTTCAGCGTTTCAAATTCTAATTCCTATGTAACAACTATGGCCCTAAATAGCCCAAAGTAGTACAATTTATAGCAATGGAATTAGTTACTGAAGGAATTAGTATAAATAGGATAATAGGAAGTGCATTAGAGGATAGTTGAACTCTCTTCTCCTGATTAATCTTCTTTCAATTTGCATAATTCTCCCCCAAATTCCCCAATCATCCTACCCTAAATCTTATTACTCATTACAATGGTGCTTCCTTGAGCATCAAAACGTTGTCCCCCGCAAAAAAAGCCAGCTTTATTAGTAAAAAGGgtcaaaagggaaaaataaaaataaaaaataaaatcagaaGCAACACAGCTtagaaaaattcatgcatttgcAGTTTGCATAGACCATGAATTAATTAGATACCCTGTGCATTACAATTCTAGACCTGAAATAAAAAAGTTAGCTTCGAAAATTTTCGTTGGTTATTACAGAAAAGTTTCCAACTTGCAAATAAATGCAGAATAATTTGTGAGATGTAAATCGAGTACCATACGAGCTtgatattaaaaattgaaaaaataagaatGAAACTGCGGGCAGAGACAAATGGTAGGTGTGAAGATGAACTCACCGGAAGGGAGCTAGGGATTCGACTCAGAAAAGTGCATAACAAAAACACGACAACAATTTTCACGCAGCAATTCCGAGTACAAATTTAAATTATGcaagaaacaaaaacaaaaaataccgAAATAGAAGATAATCTGCAGAAGGCGCTGAAAtttaccaaaaattttaacaAGCAAAGCAGtacaaattttgaataaaaaatcatATAACTCCATACAACTTCTATAAAACTGCAATAAAAAGCAACATAAATGCGAAAAATACACGAAGAGACGACAAGCAAAATGCAAATAtggaggagaagagaagagaaatagAAGCTTCATGAGGATACCATGAATTGAAAAATATGCCTACGAAGATGAAGGTGTGACGGCGACTAACCTTGCTCACGATGGTTCAACGATTTCGACGACGAGGTAGTGGTTTTGTAGGCGGCGATGGGCAGCGGCAGCGGCAGCGGCAGCAACTTCAGGGTTGGCTCCAAGGTCTGATTGACATTATATTAGAAGAACTCAACCCTGATTATTTGATTTGGTCAAAAGGGCAAATTAGGAATTAGATAATTAAAAAGTGTCTCTACTTTttggaagtactgaaatactaaaatttttaagacagagactgaaattttaataccagtctctagaccaacaaacataatactgagacGGAGTCTTCCAATCTCcatctcaatacctcaaaacaaacagtACCTAAAAGTTAGAATCGGGCTGACACCCGgggtttgaaaaattttcaaggcCCAACAAAGAAAAACTGCGAAGGTTtaatttcttttagttttcaagGCTTCACTAAAGGAAATTACATTAAAGTTACgttgaaaaagaataaaataacatATTTAACCTTTCGAAGTTCATAATCCATTCCTCACATTCTCTACTACTTTGAATTTCGAAAAGACATTTAGGAATGTGTtagaacaaaaatatttttaaattgcgACCACTCGTGTGTCTTACTTTGAAGGAATAGAAAAGGACGCACGAGTTCTAttagttccttttttttttcccgaTAGTTTAAGTAAAACATCGATCCATACGGAGAGAAGAATTCATGATATAAtttatattcaattaattaatCCCCTTCAGCATAATCATCAAGGATAATCACTCTTCCATAAGTCAAAACTCTTCTTTTTTTTGGGTTTTATTTAGTTTCAAAAGGTTAAACGATTTCGATGAGAGTTGAAATATTAAAGTGCATCAGAAATATttttcattaatattttaatagtTAGCTCATGTCAATTTTTAGGTTGTTTGATATCACAAAAAATACattcaaaatattttattattgataaaaatattttcaaattttattatcgataaaatatatttaaattatttaaaaacgtGGTAAAAATACACATGTGTGAATAAAGAGTTTTTATATTAACTGAAAAGAGTGATTTGGCAAAAAGAACTTCTTATGTATATATGATAAGTGAGATTCTAATATTAGTAAGTCACATAACGTTTTTTATTAATAGTGCAGATTTTTTATCACAACTAAGTATTTTTggcatattttaaaattatttaaaaatatttttattaataataaaatttatagacATGTTTTTTTAgcactataaaaaaaaaatacattttcaCCATTTTAAACTGAAATAAGTTGATGAACATACAGATCAACAAAATTAAACATTATGTTATATTTTCGTAATTactaaatgtaaaaaaaaaaaaatttaaacagttCACGTAAGtatattcaataaaaataaaatatttttttcatttttacacATATTACCAACAAAAATAAAGTAATTATTTTTCTCATATTTTTAGTTTTACTAACAACGAAAATAGAGTAGGAGTAGAAAAATTTTATTGATGCgcaagaatagaaaagaaaatcaTATATCTAACTTGACGGATCTGTgtcaaaaaaaatttacaaatattTGTTTTGACAAATTATTATTTATACACAATAACACAATCATATTGCAGCTCTGGTGGTAGATatgcataaagaaaaaaaaaaaaagaggccgGCAAAAGTatctaattaaatataaataaaatgataataagttattattattattattattattattattattattattattattaataNNNNNNNNNNNNNNNNNNNNNNNNNNATATATATACACGCTTAGCTGATTATTTATGAGATATACAACACTCTGATTTTAAAGAAAGAAATGGCATCCAAATTGGGACCACCAAATCCTGTTCCCTGT is a window encoding:
- the LOC110271620 gene encoding uncharacterized protein LOC110271620; the encoded protein is MRSKHANLMLNFVLTLFVYFRNRSSGEVSLGGRMNSRIRRDALERIIGEGDRNCIWELRMKTNAFANLCELLQVQVSLLEQVATFLIILAHHKENRSLQVRFCRSGETVSKYFNKVLKAIIRMQNLLFAKASPVEEDCIDPTWRKFKDCLGALDGTYIEVTVPESDKSRYRTRKGKICTNILGVYNQDMSFVYVLSGWERSVSDSRILRDAITYGNSLKIPHVGTGYTNGPGFLSPYRGTRYHVREWAQGTCAPCNYQEYFNRKHSSARNVIEQCFGLLKKRWSILRSPNFYPIKRQNHIIIACCLLQNFIRKNMDMDPEEQTSFLDEFLPVGEEAPDELIDVVENTNE